CCGGTCGAAGGCGAGCAGCTTGATCTCTTTCCACCCGAGCAGCATCAGCACCACGGCAACGCTGCCGAGGGCGGCGATCACGGTGACGTCCTGCATCAGCATCGTGGCTGCCTGACCGAACAGGAACCGATCCAGTCCGGCCTGGCTCGCGTCCGGCAGCGTCTGCACGTACGTGAGCAGGACGAGGCCGAGGCCGAAGAAGACAGAGAGGACGATCCCGAGACCGCTGTCTTCCTTTACCCGCGTGTTCCTGACGATGGCGATCACCGCGAGCGTGCCGAGCCACCCCGCGACCGCGGCGCCCAGGACGAGCACCAGCGTCGCCTTACTTCCGGTGAGGAGGAAGGCAAGGACGATCCCCGGGAGAGCGGCGTGGGAGATGGCGTCGCCGAGCAGGCTCTGCTTGCGGAGCACCGCCAGCGAGCCCAGCGCTCCGCTCGCGGCTCCGAGGATGGCGGAGCCGAGCGCCACCACCCGGAGGGTGTAGTCTCCGAACAGGCCGGCGAGGTCCATCAGTGGATCAGGCGAGATGGCGGGCTTCGGCGCGGCGCGAGTCGCCGTCGGCGTGGCCGGCGTGGAGCAGGGGGAGTCCCTCGTCGCCGCCGCGTAGCAGCGGAACGCGGCCGCCGTAGGTGCGACGCAGGTTGTCCTCCGTGAAGACCTCCTCGACGGGTCCGCAGGCGATGCGGCGGACGTTGAGCAGGAGCACCCATTCGAAGTACTCGGGGACGGTCTCCAGGTCGTGGTGAACGGCCACGACCGTTCGCCCCTGCGCACGCAGCTCCTTCAGCACGTCCACGATGGCACGCTCGGTCTTGGCGTCCACACCCTGGAAGGGTTCGTCCATGAAATAGACTTCGGCCTCCTGAACCAGTGCCCGGGCGAGGAAGACCCGCTGCTGCTGGCCCCCGGAGAGCTGGCTGATCTGCCGGTCGGCGAACTCCTGCATCCCGACCTGTTCCAGCGCGGCCATGGCGAGCGTCCGCTCCTTCCGGCCCGGGCGGCGGAACCAGCCCAGCGAGCCGTAGCGACCCATCATCACCACGTCGAGGACAGTGGTGGGGAAATCCCAGTCCACGGTGCCGCGCTGCGGTACATAGGCCGTCAGGCGACGCTGCTCCGAGTACGGCTTACCATGGATGAGAATCTGTCCGGCGGCCGGACGGATCAGCCCCAGAATCGATTTGAGCAGCGTCGATTTACCCGCCCCGTTGGGGCCCACGATCGCCATCAGGACTCCGGCGGGTACCTCCACGTCCACGTCCCACAGCGCTGGCTGCTCGCGGTAGGCGACGGTCAGGTCGTTGACTTCGATGGCCAGCTTGTTCGAGCTCATGTCGTCTCCTCGGGATCCCTGAGCAGGGCATCCACGATCGTATCGATGTTGTGGCGAACCATGCCGATGTACGTCCCTTCCGGGGTGCCCGGAGATCCCATCGCGTCCGAGTAGAGCTGCCCCCCGATCCGCACCTCGAATCCCCGCGCCTGCACCGCCGCTCGAACCGCTTCGATCGTCCGCTGCGGAATCGAGGATTCCACGAAGATGGCGGGAATTCGGCGTTGCACGATGAGATCCGCCAGCGCCTGCACGTCCGCGGTTCCAGCTTCGCTCGCGGTGCTGATCCCCTGCAGGCCGCGCACCTCGAAGCCGTAGGCGCGGCCGAAGTAGTTGAAGGCGTCGTGGGCGGTCACCAGCACCCGGCGTTCCGGCGGCACCTCGGCCGCCCGCCGGAGCACGTAGGCGTGCAGCTCCTCGAGCCGTTCGACGTAGGCGTCGGCGTTGCGCGCGTAGTCTTCCGCGTGCGCCGGGTCGACCGCCGTGAGCCCGTCGCGAACGGCTTCGGTCGCGTCCATCCAGAATCGCACGTCGAACCAGATGTGCGGGTCGTACGCGCCGGAGAAACCCGGCGGAGCCAGCAGTTGAGTGGAATCGACCGCCTGTGCGACCGCCACGGTCGGCGTGCGCTCGTCCATGTGGGCAAGCACCTCGGCCATGCGCGCCTCCAGGTGCAGCCCGTTGTAGAAGATGATCCGCGAGCGCCAGAGCCGGCGCACATCTCCCTCCCGGGCCTTGTAGAGGTGCGGGTCCACGCCGGGACCCATCAGCGCCACCACCGACACGTGCTCTCCACCCACGTTCTTCACGATGTCCGCGATCATCCCGGTGGTGGCTACAGCCGGCAGCGCACCGGAGTCGTTCGCCTCGGTCGATGAACACGCGAGCAGGAGGACCAGGGAGAGAAGACCGGATGCGAGGCGCATGAAAGAAAATTTTAGATAAGGTGAAACCTCCGAGCCAAGCTATGCAAAAGTCGTTATCGGGTCAAGGTAGTTGCGGAGCGCGCCGGCACGGTGGTTGCGCGCAGACTTCTGGCGTCAGCAGGCCTATCCGCCGCAGGAGGGATCGTGGAAGATCAGGAGGATCGGACGCCCGCCGTTGACGGAACCGAGCCGGTGCACGAGCACCCGCCGGAGAATCCGGGCCCGGCCCGCACCGGAGCGCAATACGGCGCCACCGTGATCAGTGCGCTGGTCCTGATTGCTGCCCTTCTGTGGCTGATCGTTCCCTTCGGCGGTCACTGATCTTTCCAACCCAGCTCCGCCGCTTCTCCCACAGCGGGTCCGCCGACGCTCTGACACGCCTCCCGGCGGTTGCTCTTGGCCTCCATAGATCCCCCCTGGAACGGAGCTTGAAGCCCCCTGAGGGCTCGGTCCAAAGCCCGGGCGGCGGCTTGACCCGCCGCACCGCCCGTCATATCTTGGGCGGACTCGCAAGTGAATGATTTCACAAACTCGGGGAGAGGCCAGCTCGCGCCATGCTTCAGTCGTATCTGCCACTCCTGATCCTGCTCGGCATCTCGGTGGTGAATGCCGTGGGGATGGTGGTAGCGTCGCACCTGATCAGCCCGACGAAGCGGACGGCGGTCAAGTCCTCTCCCTACGAGTCGGGCATTGACCCGATCGGCGACACGCGGGCGAGGTTCAGCGTCGCCTTCTACGTCGTGGCGCTGCTGTTCATCGTCTTTGACGTCGAGACGGTCTTCCTGGTGCCCTGGGCGGTGGTGATGCGTGAGGTGGGCCTGGCCGGCTTCGTGACGGCCGGGATGTTCATCTTCATCCTCACCGTCGGCCTGATTTACGAATGGAAGAAGGGAGCGCTCGAATGGGACTGAACCCGGGAGAGCACGAGCAGAATAGAGAGCGTGACGCCATGGCCGCCGAGGTCAAGGAGAGCGGCGGTGTTCCGGTCCGGACGGTGGAGCCTCGCGGGGGCATCTTCTCCGGGCAGCCGGGATTTCTGACCACGCGCCTCGACGCGCTCATCAACTGGGCGCGAGAGAACTCGCTCTGGCCGATGCCGTTCGGCACTGCGTGTTGCGCCATCGAGATGATGGCAACCGCAGCGTCGCGGTACGACCTGGCGCGGTTCGGCATGGAACGGATGAGCTTCTCGCCCCGGCAAGCGGACATGTTGATCTGCGCGGGGCGAGTTTCGTACAAGATGGCGCCGGTGCTGCGGCGTATCTGGGAGCAGATGCCGCAGCCGAAGTGGGCGATCTCGATGGGGGCTTGTGCCTCGTCGGGCGGCGTTTTCGACGTCTACAGCATGGTCCAGGGGATCGACACGATCATCCCGGTGGACGTCTACGTGCCCGGTTGTCCCCCGCGCCCGGAAGGCTTGATGTACGGGATCCTGATGCTCCAGGAGAAGATCCGCCGCTCCAGCCCGACGCGGAACTGGGTGGTGGATGAGGACCTCCTGGAGGGGCTGCCCGCCCTCCCGCCGGAGACGGTCGACCTGGTGACGCGGCCCTTCGGCAACTCGACCAATCAGAACCGTCCGAGCGGCCTGGTTTCCAGCGGCGCGCTGGCGCGGCCCGGCGACCGGGTACCGTGACGGCGCCGCTCAGCTCCCGAACCGTTCAGCCAGCGGCCGCGTGCCTGGCGGCAGGCGCCGCCCCACGGCCCGCTTGAGAGATGAGATGAGCAAGGATTCGTTCAGGAAGGGGCTGGAGGGGCTGGACGCGGGGGCCGGCGGCGCGGAGGCGACCGATATTCCGCGCCCGGAGGGCCCTGAGAACCTGCCTCCCCATCCCAGCGTCGATGCCTTGCGGGCGAAGTTCGGAGACGCCGTGCTCCGACACGAGGTCGTGGCGGGGGATGAGCACATCGTCTACATCCCCGCGGAACGCAACCTCGAGATTCTCGGGTGGCTCCGCGACGACCCCGAGCAGCGCTTCGACTTCCTGAAGGACGTCACCGCGATCGACTACGGCGGAGGTCGCCCGCTGCAGCTCGTCTACGAGCTCTGGTCGATACCCTGCAAGCGGCAGCTTCGGATCAAGGTGGAGCTGCCGCTGTCGCAGTTGGAGATCGATTCCGTCTACTACCTCTGGCGCGCGGCCGACTGGCTCGAGCGCGAGACGTACGACATGTTCGGCATCGTCTTCCGCGGGCACCCCGACCTGCGCCGCATCCTGATGCCGTACAACTACGCCGAGGGCTATCCGCTGCGGAAGGACTTCCCCCTTCGCGGCCGATTCACGCGCGCAGAGCAAACCCGGCGGGCACTCTCGATGGAGACCGCCGACCACTACTCGCCCTACGAGATCGACCTCGCGCGGCGTCTCGGCCAGCCGCTGCCGGACGTGATGGGCGAGGACGGCGGGCCGGGAGAGCCGAACGTGGGCATGCCCGGGGTGGGAGGGCACTGAGATGAAGACCAAGACGCGCACCGTCATCTACAACGTGACCCGCAACCCGGACCTGGCGGCCGGAGGCGGGCTCGTCAACGCGCCCATCGTTCCGGTCGAGGGGGAGATTCCCATCCACGAGGAGGAGGGAATCGGCGGCGAGCACATGCTGATCAACATCGGTCCGCAGCATCCGGCCACGCACGGGGTGCTTCGGCTGGTGCTCGAGCTCGACGGCGAGACGGTGATCAAGTGCACCCCGCACATCGGCTACCTGCACTCCTCCTTCGAGAAGCTGGGCGAGTACCGCACCTGGAACCAGATCGTCCCGCTCACCGATCGCATGGACTACCTGGCGCCGTTGATCTACAACTGCGCCTACGCCATGGCGGTGGAGAAGCTGATGGGCATCGAGGTGACCGAGCGGTGCAAGGTGCTCCGGGTGATCCTGATGGAGCTGGACCGGATCTTCAGCCACCTGCTGTGGCTGGGGACGACGGCCATCGACCTGGGGGCCTTCACCGTCTTCCTCTACACCTTCCAGGAGCGGGAGCGGATCTACAACCTCCACGAGGCCTACACCGGCGCCCGGATCACTACCAGCGCCACCCGGATCGGCGGGATGATGGCCGATCTTCCGGACGGCTGGATCGAGCAGCTGGAGCACTTCGTCGAGACCTTCCCCGAGACGCTGGACGAGGTCGATACGCTGCTCACCAACAACTCGATCTGGATCGGGCGAACCCAGGATGTGGGTGTGATCTCGGCGGAGGATGCGATCAACTTCGGCCTCTCCGGCGCCAACCTGCGCGCCTCCGGGATCGATTACGACGTCCGCAAGGACAACCCGTACTACGACTACGAGACCTACGACTTCGAGGTACCGGTCGGCAAGCACGGCGACATCTACGACCGCTATCTCTGCCGGATGGAGGAGATGCGGCAGAGCGTGTCGATCCTCCGGCAGGCCATCGACCGCCTGCCGGGCGGACCGATCAACGTGGAGGACTCGCGCGTGATCCTGCCCTCCAAGACGCGGGCGATGAACGACATGGAGTCGATGATCCACCACTTCAAAGTGGTGATGGAGGGCGTGCGCGCGCCGGTGGGAGAGTCGTGGTTCTCGGTGGAGAGCTCGAAGGGAGAGCTGGGGATGTACGTGGTCTCCGACGGTGGCTCGAAGCCGGTGCGCTGGCGAGTGCGCGGCCCTTCCTTCGTGAACATCGCGGCGCTGCCGCACATGATCGAAGGGTCGCTGCTGTCCGACGTCATCGCCGTGAACGCGAGCCTCGACATCGTGTTGGGGGAGATCGACCGCTAGGCGATGCGCTGGAATGGACGACGTGAGAGGAACACCGGATAGATGAGCAGCGAGCAGACCAGGGTGCGGCAGATCCGTTCGAAGAACCCGGGATTCGCGGGGGAGACGGGCGAGTTCGACCTCACCGAGGCGGAGATCCGCGGCACCGACTACGTGGGCAAGCGACCGCTCGACGGCGGCCATCCGGCCGTGGCCGGCACGCTCCCATACCAGCTCGCCGAGCGCGACCCCGAGGCGCCGCTCTTCGAAGGGCCCTACGCGGAGCGGCTGGAGAAGATCCTCTCCCGGTATCCGGATCGGCAGGCCGCCCTGCTGCCGACGCTGCACATGGCGCACGAGATCCGTGGCCACATCTCGCCCGAGACGATGGACGAGGTGGCCCGGAAGCTCGAACTGCCGCCCGCCTACGTACGGGGGGTGGCGACCTTTTACACGATGTACAACCTGCGCCCCGTGGGGCGCTACTTGATCCAGGTCTGCACCAACATCTCGTGCAACCTGTGCGGGGGCGAGGAGGTGATGGAGGCCTTCCTGGAGGCGACCGGCACCGAAGCCGGCGAGGTCTCCGCCGACGGCCGCTTCACCGTGATCGAGGTCGAGTGTCTCGGCGCCTGCGGCTTCCCCACGGTCGTGCAGATCAACGATCGCTACTACGAGAACGTCAAGCCGGGGGACGTTCCGGCGATTCTCGAGAAGCTGAAGTGAGTTTAGCTGGAATTACGAATTTCGAATGACGAATTACGAATTATGGGTTGGAACGGTATCGCCCTGCGGTCGGCGTTCGGGCCTCGTGATTCGTAATCGCTCCGTTGGTGCCGGATTTCTGAGTTTCGTAATTCGTAATTCGTAATTCGTAATCCGATTTTTTCGAAGGCGAGCCGAGATGGCGTATCCGTACACCCACCCGAGCGAGGTTCGCATGATCTCCGAGCATTTCGGAGATCCGGAGGCGCGTACGCTAAAGGGGTGGGAGAAGCGGGGCGGGTACCGGGCGCTGCGGAAGGCGCTGGGCATGAGTCGCCAGCACGTGGTCAACGAGGTGAAGACCTCCGGGCTACGCGGGCGCGGCGGAGCGGGCTTCCCCACCGGGGTGAAGTGGTCGTTCATGCCGCAGAACTCCGGCAAGCAGCACTACCTGCTCTGCAACGCGGACGAGTCCGAGCCGGGCACCTTCAAGGACCGGGAGCTGATGCGGTGGACGCCGCACCAGCTGATCGAGGGGTGCCTGATCGGCGCCTACGCGATCAACGCGAGCCACGCGTACATCTACATCCGCGGTGAGTTCTTCGAGACCGCGCAGATCCTGGCCCGGGCCATCGAGGAGGCCTACGCCGCCGGGTACGCCGGCGAGGACGTGAT
The DNA window shown above is from Longimicrobiaceae bacterium and carries:
- the nuoB gene encoding NADH-quinone oxidoreductase subunit NuoB, giving the protein MGLNPGEHEQNRERDAMAAEVKESGGVPVRTVEPRGGIFSGQPGFLTTRLDALINWARENSLWPMPFGTACCAIEMMATAASRYDLARFGMERMSFSPRQADMLICAGRVSYKMAPVLRRIWEQMPQPKWAISMGACASSGGVFDVYSMVQGIDTIIPVDVYVPGCPPRPEGLMYGILMLQEKIRRSSPTRNWVVDEDLLEGLPALPPETVDLVTRPFGNSTNQNRPSGLVSSGALARPGDRVP
- a CDS encoding metal ABC transporter ATP-binding protein codes for the protein MSSNKLAIEVNDLTVAYREQPALWDVDVEVPAGVLMAIVGPNGAGKSTLLKSILGLIRPAAGQILIHGKPYSEQRRLTAYVPQRGTVDWDFPTTVLDVVMMGRYGSLGWFRRPGRKERTLAMAALEQVGMQEFADRQISQLSGGQQQRVFLARALVQEAEVYFMDEPFQGVDAKTERAIVDVLKELRAQGRTVVAVHHDLETVPEYFEWVLLLNVRRIACGPVEEVFTEDNLRRTYGGRVPLLRGGDEGLPLLHAGHADGDSRRAEARHLA
- a CDS encoding NAD(P)H-dependent oxidoreductase subunit E → MSSEQTRVRQIRSKNPGFAGETGEFDLTEAEIRGTDYVGKRPLDGGHPAVAGTLPYQLAERDPEAPLFEGPYAERLEKILSRYPDRQAALLPTLHMAHEIRGHISPETMDEVARKLELPPAYVRGVATFYTMYNLRPVGRYLIQVCTNISCNLCGGEEVMEAFLEATGTEAGEVSADGRFTVIEVECLGACGFPTVVQINDRYYENVKPGDVPAILEKLK
- a CDS encoding NADH-quinone oxidoreductase subunit C, which gives rise to MSKDSFRKGLEGLDAGAGGAEATDIPRPEGPENLPPHPSVDALRAKFGDAVLRHEVVAGDEHIVYIPAERNLEILGWLRDDPEQRFDFLKDVTAIDYGGGRPLQLVYELWSIPCKRQLRIKVELPLSQLEIDSVYYLWRAADWLERETYDMFGIVFRGHPDLRRILMPYNYAEGYPLRKDFPLRGRFTRAEQTRRALSMETADHYSPYEIDLARRLGQPLPDVMGEDGGPGEPNVGMPGVGGH
- a CDS encoding zinc ABC transporter substrate-binding protein; this encodes MRLASGLLSLVLLLACSSTEANDSGALPAVATTGMIADIVKNVGGEHVSVVALMGPGVDPHLYKAREGDVRRLWRSRIIFYNGLHLEARMAEVLAHMDERTPTVAVAQAVDSTQLLAPPGFSGAYDPHIWFDVRFWMDATEAVRDGLTAVDPAHAEDYARNADAYVERLEELHAYVLRRAAEVPPERRVLVTAHDAFNYFGRAYGFEVRGLQGISTASEAGTADVQALADLIVQRRIPAIFVESSIPQRTIEAVRAAVQARGFEVRIGGQLYSDAMGSPGTPEGTYIGMVRHNIDTIVDALLRDPEETT
- the nuoD gene encoding NADH dehydrogenase (quinone) subunit D, coding for MKTKTRTVIYNVTRNPDLAAGGGLVNAPIVPVEGEIPIHEEEGIGGEHMLINIGPQHPATHGVLRLVLELDGETVIKCTPHIGYLHSSFEKLGEYRTWNQIVPLTDRMDYLAPLIYNCAYAMAVEKLMGIEVTERCKVLRVILMELDRIFSHLLWLGTTAIDLGAFTVFLYTFQERERIYNLHEAYTGARITTSATRIGGMMADLPDGWIEQLEHFVETFPETLDEVDTLLTNNSIWIGRTQDVGVISAEDAINFGLSGANLRASGIDYDVRKDNPYYDYETYDFEVPVGKHGDIYDRYLCRMEEMRQSVSILRQAIDRLPGGPINVEDSRVILPSKTRAMNDMESMIHHFKVVMEGVRAPVGESWFSVESSKGELGMYVVSDGGSKPVRWRVRGPSFVNIAALPHMIEGSLLSDVIAVNASLDIVLGEIDR
- the ndhC gene encoding NADH-quinone oxidoreductase subunit A — its product is MLQSYLPLLILLGISVVNAVGMVVASHLISPTKRTAVKSSPYESGIDPIGDTRARFSVAFYVVALLFIVFDVETVFLVPWAVVMREVGLAGFVTAGMFIFILTVGLIYEWKKGALEWD